AGATCACGATTTAAGAAATATACCAATGAACTGACCCGGTATGTTTTAATAAATTGAAAGATTGCTTCATCATGATTTACATCTATTCTCCCGTTTATTCTCAGTTGTCAATCTTACTTTGTTTGTTTCCTGTTTTTCACCAAAGGATAGCATCACGTTTGCCATTATTTGCCTCCTCGCCACTATTTAAGGGCGAAGCAATGTTATTTATTACCATGTCAATAACTATCATCATGGAAAAAACATTGATTCATTAGGTATTATATATTAGTGAATAACTATTAGCGAATAGAGATAGTATGTactataaaatattttttcatgATGAACCTATTACCATTTATTTATGTCATGCAAAGATACTTACTCCAGTACCCTACTTTAAGAAATAACTTGTTTTGCATGCACCATTGTCCCTTAAACGACGTTTAAGGAACACTAAGGACAATGATgcaaaagtgaaaaaaaagggaaaactgCTAACTACTTCCTTCTTCCACATATGTAAGTACGTGGGTTTGACGTTACAAGCAATATACGTTAACGATGGACACTTATTGTATCGGGTTATGCCACGTGTCATCTAAATCGTATATTATCATTGGATCTATCCATGATATCCTTTATTGTCCAGTACTAATCAGaaatgtatatatatatcaagTTATATTAGTCACTGCTAAAACACCAGGTAGATAATTATCCACCGTTTTAAATAACTGCCCCCTATAAATAACTCTGGCACAGCCAAGACGAAATGACGAATGAGGCGAAGTAAGCCTAGGCTAGCAGCCTACGGAGAGGGAAGGGGGCTAAACCTAAACCCGATCCGATTATTCAACAGCCAGCCTCCCCGACTCCATTCCACCACACCTCCCCCCCTTCCACCCTCTCCGACTCGACTAGGGCGcacgcgcacgccgccgccccctccaccgcctccgccgccgccgccgacgacgagcgGGAGGGAGGACGGAGCGCTCGATCTCCGCGCCGGGCGCGGGCGACGCACGCGCGACGCGAGGGGCGGCCTCCCCCGTGGGGGGTCAGATCCGAGCTGAATCGGGGGATTTCCCGGGCAGGTGAGCATTGCGGCGCGGTTCCTCACCGATCTAGttggacggaggcggcgacggttCCTTCGGTCCGGTAGGCCGGGGTCCCGCGCGTGACGGTTCCGGCGTGCGCTTAGATTGGATTGAAATGGATTGGGTTGGGTTGGTTGGGTCTGGTTCCAGACTTCCAGTCAATTCGTTCCCTTCGTGATAGTCTTAGGAGGGAGCTGCagtttttttgttttccttgcgTAGGAAAATAATCCACCTTCGATGTATATATATGATTTAATACCGCGAAGGCCTACAGTCCGCGCGGCACTGGATTATTACTACTTTGGGATTAGCGTCGTTACTTCAGCTGGGAATTAGAGGTTGTACGGGTTGAGAATGGTGTTCCTGGGATCTGGACATAATTCCTGTGACAGGATTTTGCTATTCTGGATGTTAGTTTTTGCTTCGGTGGCGTCTGGAGTGCCCATGTGATTCGAGTGGTTCAATCACCGTTTCTATTGTTTTCTCCAATGGCTGCTTGGTACCATGCACGCTTTTGCGGCCACTGGGCACGAGATGCATGAGGCATGGGTTCTACAGACCGACTAGTTAGCAATTGCTTGTCCTGTCTAAAAACTTTCTGTCTTGGGAACCCATCGACTAGCCTCACTTTTGAATATCCCTTTCTTGTATTTTTGGTCATCTACCGAAACCAAGACTTATGATCTAGTTTCATGACACTGCAGGAAGGAAAAGGTTGAGTGTGAAAATATCTGCACTTCTTGAGGTGATAGAGTAATGGCTGGCACTTTGATTGAGGACAATGCTGGGGATGGTAGATCCTCATCAACTGAAGAGATGCCAAGTGATCAGCAGAGCCATTCCGGGGATTCTTTAGCTGAGTGGAGGTCAAGTGAACAAGTTGAGAATGGGACGCCATCCACCTCACCAGCTTACTCAgacactgatgatgatgattgtgGTATGTTGTCCAACTCATCTCACATTTGTTTGTATTTCTGCTTTGCAAATGCTTTTAAGCTAGGTCTTTCTAGTCTTCCTCCTGATGTTACGGTCCTCTGTAAACCAGCTAAAAACTCTCCATTTTTAATTACACTGTTCCATAAAAGGGTCTCAACTAATTTGGTTACAGTACTACTTAAACTATGTACGTATGATATGATTCATTGCAGTCTTATTAATTGCCCATGCAGTAGTATGAATGATGACTTAGATACTTGTATTGTCTTCGGGGAGTACAGTGGTCACTACAGTCATTTGGGTTATTTATTTTAGGCTTAGGATAACTAGCTGCTTGCTGAACCTGGACGTTGGAAATAGGTTTGGCTAACTGTGAAACTATGTATTTTACATGTCGAACAAGTGCTTCAACGCCCTTCCCGAACCTTTTTCTTTAAAACTAGTTAGCACCATGCTGAATATGTAAGTTTGAATCCCGGTCACTGCCCTTCCCTTGAGACAGAAACGGGGATTTGTTCCCTCCTGTCTCATCTGAAGGGAGGTAATAACATTAGGGATAGTTTCCCTATACAAAATGGGAAAAAAATCTAGATAAGCTTAGCCAGGGAAAAAAACAAAGCTAATGACAATATGAAGGTTAATCCGTTTTATCTGAAGGGAGGCAATAACATTAGGGATAGTTTCCCTatgcaaaagggaaaaaaaatctagataaGCTTAGCCAGGGAAAAAACAAAGCTAGTGACAATCTGAGGTTAATCCGTTTTACTTTTAATAAACTGCTCTTTGGGAAGTGCATATTTCTTACTTGAGAAAAGTCGTGGCACGTAACACTATACCTAGGCCTAATCTACCAACGTTATGCTCAAGCCATTACTTTACCAGATGAATGGTTGCTGCTCCTGCTACAAATCATGGCTGCTATGGGGGTCATGCTGCCAACTAGTTCTGTTGCAGTCAAGGCATTGTAGTTCACTGCTCTAAAAAGCTGGAATCTAGGCGGTGCTTATTTTAAAATAGACTTGCAGTATAAAACTACGTGGCTTTTTTATGTGTTGACATCACTGAGTTGGACATGTTATTTCTTGACTCGCCTTGTAATTAAGGTGAGATGATTATTACATAGCTTTTTGAACATTCTGCTGGGTTACATGATTCCGATAAGCTGATTTGTGTGATATGTCATCATATTTAAAGATTTTGGCATCAATTGGCGCTTTACCTGTCAATTCAATTGTCTTGTGTAGGACCAAGGCCTTCTGAACTTTATGGGAAGTTTACATGGAGAATTGATAATTTCTCTCAAATCAACAAGAGAGAGCTAAGGAGTAATTCCTTTGATGTTGGTGGATTTAAGTGGTAGGTCTTCGTATGAGCATTTATTGGACTCACTATTTCCTTTTTTATACTTTCTTATACTGCAAACATATATCTATTGTCCTGTATCTGTGCTTCTTACTAGCCTGCTAGGTGTGATTTGGCTGTTAGTTTCCAAATGATTTTGCAACAATTTCTATTAAGTAGAAAAGGTGTGGGCACAAATGAATCTATTGAGAGAGCACAACATGTTCTGTTTGAACTGCAAATTCTGAATGGTGGCCATTTGAGAAGTGATTTGAAAAGAGACTATAGTCTTGAGCACGGATGACCTTGTGAATACTAAGTTTATTAGGTACCACAGTGACCCTGCATCCTTCAGCAGTTGAACTTAATGGTAGCAGATCAATTTAGCAGTAATCATTGTTCTGCCTGACCATGGCAATCTGTGTTTTGGTCAGCAAATAGTAGTAGTACTGGCTTTTATTGCCATGGAGAGACTGTTGCatctctttttcaaaaaaaaaaaagctatttGTATCCAATTCTCTTGGCATGTTTCTTATGTAAATATAAATACTTCTGGCTTCACTGAAGCTAAAATTACTTAGTTTCTGGAATCTGGAGCATACTGTATTCAATATGCTTTTAATTTCCTTTTATGAGCTTCTATTTCATGTCTTCTTACACactgagaagaagaaaaatgtcaGTGTTTGCCCTGTTTTTTATTGAACAACCACATGGAGTAGGACTGAGCTATtgtttattttaatttttgctaTTTTTTGTTTGCTATATGTCCTTTTGAATCTGATGCATTATTTTCTTTCGATTTATATGCTCAAAACCTTTCTTCTGCACCATGTCTTGAGATCTGTTAGTTGATTTTCAGGTATATCTTAATCTATCCACAAGGATGTGATGTTTGCAatcacctctctctctttctttgtgTTGCGAACCATGATAAACTACTCCCAGGTAGATGCAAAGTTGGATGCATTGTGTTTGACACACTTCACTTCGTGGCTATCATGATCTTCAATATGATTTGCTTTTATTCAGGATGGAGTCACTTCGCACAATTTACAATAGCTGTAATTAATAGAGACCCTAAGAAGTCCAAGTATTCTGGTGAGTTCGATGAACTATTATCTGGTTTGGCTAGTGCCTAGAGCTAAAATAGCAATCTTTTTGCTTGGCTTCTCTGCCATTGGAGTTTAAAGGAAGTAGTATTTCAGATACACTGCACCGATTTTGGAAGAAAGAACATGATTGGGGGTGGAAAAAGTTTATGGAGCTATCAAAGTTAAATGATGGCTTCGTTGTTGAGGATGTTCTTACCATCAAAGCTCAAGTTCAAGTTATCAGGTATCTGTTTCCTGTGGGTCATACATTTAATGCTACTATCAGTCAATTGCAAGCAGGAAGTATCTATTTACTTTGCATAACCATTTCTGCTTCTGCATTCTAATATTTGAGGGAGAAGGCAGACCGTCCATTCCGTTGCCTTGACGGCCAGTACCGAAGGGAACTAATTAGGGTGTATCTATCAAATGTGGAACAAATTTGCCGACGCTTTATTGATGAAAGAAGAAGCAAGCTTAGTAGGTTGATTGAGGATAAACTGAGGTGGTCCAGGTTAGATAAACCTCCAAATGGCACATTGGTGTTCTACGACCAGGCTCATTTCCAATACCTTTTTTTAATACTTGTTTTTGGTGAAAATTGCAGTTTCAGCGCATTCTGGCTAGCGATGGATCCAAGTGTGCGGCGACACATGACAAGGGAAAAGACTGACACTATATTGAAAGTTCTAGTGAAGCACTTCTTTATAGAGAAAGAAGTTACATCAACCTTGGTAATTGACTCGCTATATAGTGGACTGAAGGCTCTTGAATACCAGAGCAAGAACAAAAAGGGGATACCGAAACTAACAGAGACAGATGCTCGAAGCACTCCAATGGTACTTATTGATCAGGACATGTTTGTTTTGGCTGATGATGTGATAGTTTTGCTTGAAAGAGCTGCATTGGACACACTGCCACATCAACCGTTGCCCACAAAAGATGATAAAAGTTCACAGAACCGTACAAAGGTGTGCATTTTATTTTTGACCATTTAGACATTGGTTTGTGATGTTAATATCTATCCTATAATGTCTCGTCTTATGGGCAGTTCACTAGAATATAGCTAACTACAGATATATTTTTTCAcatttaattaaaaattaaagtTTGTGTTTTTTCCATATTAAATGCAAAGTTACTTGCACAAAATGAACTAAACATTCCTATGTTATAATGCTTTGATATGACTTGTGTCTTAGTGAGGTACTAACCCAAAAAATGAAGAGATGCTATATGCAGTACACAGTGTATGTCTTCATTGACTTCATTCTACTTTTATGTATGGATCCCTAATAATATTCATATTACAGGATGGCAGCTCAGGTGAGGAATTCAACAAAGATTCTATTGAGCGTGATGATAGACGGCTTATAGAACTAGGCTGGAAGACATTGGAGCTTTTTGCCTTAGCTCATATATTCAGGTATCAAACTTTCTACTTCAATGTTATTTTGCTTGACAAATACATAGCATGGGTCAACAACGTAAATGGTGGTTCCCAAAATTTTTCATGCATCGCTTGATGTATATGCCTTTTCAGATGTTGCTTTTTTAATATGTTATCACATCACTGCACAAGTTGTATTTCCCATATGTGCGCTgccaaacctttttttttcatcttttgaTGAATATGTTTTAGAATTCTTTTATTTGGAAAAacataaatcttctgatgaaatacGTAAATTCAAATCCCACTTTTGCTATGGCCTTGCATGCTCATCTTCATGTAATGTCTTGAAACAGCCGAATAGAAGTAGCATACCAAGAGGCAGTGGCTTTGAAACGCCAAGAGGAGCTGattcgtgaagaagaagctgctggGCTAGCTGAAATTGAACTTAAGGCAAAGCGTAGTGCCGCTGAAAAGGAAAAACGTGCCAAGAAAAAGCAGGTTAATATCTATTGAAAAAAATTCTCCTGTCATGCTCTCCTTTCTTGTTTGTTTCATTTGTTTAttatatgaaattatagatggtGTGTTGTCTTCTGTGTCCTCACTGCTGATACCAGTGTGTTTGACATGATTCTGTGTTATCCTCTTTGCACTTGTTGTGGACTTCTATAATGTTAAGTGTACTCCATTCTCCAGgcaaaacagaagaaaaacagTCGAAAAAGTAATAAAGGAAAAAATGGCAAGTCTGACATCAAGGAAATACTTATGGACAGCAGTCCATCTGATGATAGGATTCTGGATGATTTCTCTGGACAAGCAGAAGAAATGTCCTCGAATGCTGACAACCCTGAAGAAGTCTCTGATATGTCTGATAACAGAGATGATAATTCAGATGCACTTCATGTTGATATTGAAGAGCGTGAATCTAGCCCTGTTAATTGGGAGACAGATGCTTCAGAAACTCAAGCCACTGTACCTGGAAGTGGTGAGGTGCAAAATGACCAAGCAGGGAAGCGGACCTCTTTTGTGGATGATAGCTCATCAACTTGTTCGTCAGACTCAGTTCCTTCAGTTATCTTGAATGGATCAGGAGGTGCCTGGACAAATGTCAGATCCtcatcaaataggtatatttCACTTGTATTTTCACCTATCATACTGTTACTTGGTATTTATCATGCTGCATTGTGATTCAGGGGAAACAACCGGAGGAATAAGGATACTGATACACGGGCAGGACTTGGACAAGGCGGACCAAACTCAGTGTATAATGGTTTTGTAGGATCTGGCAGCAATGCTTCTGTCAACTCCAAGGATGCTAGACATGAATCTGAGGTACATGACTTTCTTGGATGTCTCAGATAATACCGGCCTCCAGACCTTTTACTTTATGATGTTCGTGTCTTTACTGGGAAATGCACCATAAAGCAATCAATTCTAAGATAAAGGTGTTAAAAATAGCCTTCTCTTGATTTTTGCATGAATCTTTTTGTGTGTTCCACTTGATTGAATAAGCATGAAAGTTGATTCATTGCAGGATGATAAAGTTGTCTCGCAGAGGAAGCAACATGCACAACGGCATGTTGATGTCATGAGCCCCTCCAAGTCAAGAATGGCAGAGTCTTCCTTTTCATCTGTGAGCCCTGCTAAGAAGCAACCTAACGTATCCCAGCAAAGCACCAATAGTTCGAATTACCGTGCAAGCCAAGCTTCGGGTGCTGTGACTGGCACTACGACAGCAGGTGTCAGTCCAACCCCGGCAGCTCAGTCACTATCAAATAAAGGACCTCTGTCCAGTCCTGCGACCCACCATGAGAAGTCGTTTCCAATTGCAAGTAGACCCCTGCAGGTGCCTATACAATCCAAATCGGAAGCGCAGAAACAGGCTTCCCTGGATGGCAGTGCAACAACCCAGGCCGTTACAGTATCAAGGCCCTTGAGTGCCCCGCAAGTCCCTGCAGGAAAACAAAGTACACCAGTTACTTCAACATCTCAGAGTGTACCACTTCTTTCTCGTTCAATGAGTGCGGTCGGACGGTTGGGAAATGAGCCCTCGGCTAATGCTCCTAGCTTCATTCCCCGGTCACGAACATATCGCAATGCCATGATGCAGACAAGTTCTGCTGGTGGAAGCAGTTTCACACACCAGCCAGGTTCATCGGAGCAAGGAGTTGCACATTCGCAACCAATATTTACATCACAACCTTCCATTCTGTCATCAGAAACCTTGTCTGGTAAAGAGGAAACATCATTGAAACCTGGGTTCACATTTGGCACTGTCAAGCCCGAGTCACTGAACCAGTATCAGTGCAGAGAACAGAGCTCACAGCAAgcaacaagcagcagcagcatcagtaACAGTAGTGATTGTGCTCCGTCGAGTTCAAACATCAGAAGTGAGATTGCGAAGCTCAATTTGAATGGTAGATCACGAAGCAGGCAGCTGTTGTCAGAAATTTCTACCAGATTTACTCCTTATCAACCGCAAGGCCTGGTTGCTGATGAGTTCCCACACCTAGACATCATCAATGACTTGCTGGACGAGGAGCAGAGCGAAAGGAGAAGGGTTCTTCGACCTGGATTCGCTCAACAATTCTCTATGCCCAATGATGCCAGCACACCTGATTATGGCTTGTTTGGTGAGCCATACCTGTTGGATCAGTCCGAGCCATACTTTGATGACGAGCCTCCAAGGTTTTATAGCCCATTGAGCAGTGCTCCTCGAGGGCTTAGGGACCGGAGTTATTCACACTTCGATCTCCCTTCTTACTCCAACAGCAGCCAGTTTGATGATCTGATGATGAACCAGTGGCAATACAGCTCTGACATCTCCATGACTAGTTTCATGTCGGACGCAAGTGGCTACACCTATCAGCCGCAGGATTTCCCGGTGAATGGAGTAAGCAGATACCCATCCTATCGCCCTGCCAATGGGCACTGAGAATTTTAGTGATTGCATTGGTAATAATGTGTGGTGAGTCCATGCTGTTCGCTTCTGAGCTGAGTGTAATTGTAATAGTTCCCATAGCAGTCATATAAAGATGGTTCCTCAGTTTCCTTATTCAATAGTTATATCTTTTCCCCTTACTTTCTATAGATCAGTTTTGCCCGATGGTAATGAATCTAAGTAGGTTAAAATGGTCTGGTAAATCTAGTCAATCGCATTTGCGAAATGTGGACGATGCAAGCAATGGTAGAGCGGCTTTTTAAAGCAATGCCAGTGCTTAAGCTGATGCATTAATGATAGGGAATATGTCTCTTCAATTATTCTGTACATTCTGGAACCATCCTATGGACATAGCGACATAAACCCTTAAATCTCGCATGCTGATTCTTTGTCCTTGCTAATATCTGAGCTTCTGAAGATTTTGGAGATATGGTTGATGATATAAACATGGACAAGCTGTGAAGTAGTAGAATGTTATAGGATCAAAATTTTCGTGCTTTCAATTTTTGAAGGAAATACGAAAGCAATGTTCTGAcaacactttttttttcactttgaaCCTAAACTTGTGTAAAGGATTTGAACCCAAACTGGGAGACGTATCTTTGCCTCTCTAAACAATAGCACTCGAAAATCCAAATCTTGAGTTTAACAAAACACAACTCTGGTATCCCCCTCTAAAAAACAACTCTTTAAGACACAAAACTCTGGAATATACATTCTTCACTAATGGAGAGTACCACCATCCGTGTACGTGCTGCTCAACTGCTACCGTGGCCGGGACCCAGGAATAGCTGAGAAGCTCCCATTATCTGACATGAAATAGTGATTGTAATTGATTCTTGTCACTAGATCCGCAAGATGGGGAAAATGACCCACATTCAGCTTGAAAGAAAGGATCTGCAACGGACATAAAAATCAGAATTAGTGCATCTAAAGGTAAAGATCCTGTATAGCTGCCATTACAGACGATCAATCTTTTACTAACGTAGCAAGAGGATTTAGAAACCTACCCTCAGGAGAAATACGACACACTCATCAAATTGCTTCTCAATCCGATCGATTTCCATCTCGCATCGTGTCCTCACAGCTGGAGCAGTCCCACCAGTACTGAGAGTCTGTTCTACGTTGTGAAAATCGAGAGCTAATCCAAGAATAGTCTTAACTCGACTGGCAATGAGGGCCCACTGAAAAACACAGGCAACAAGCATTCTTATCCAAATTTAAATAATGGAATGATGTATTGATTCATATTAGAATGGCAAGATGCTTACCAATTTATCAGAGGCCACAAAGCATTGTCGCTGAATAGATGAAAGATATGCCTCATGAACTTCCATAACTTCATCCAACGTAGTAGCAGATGCCATGCCATCACAAAGTTCGGTCCATGCACTATGATATACCTACTCAAAGATTGCCATGAGTACAAGACATACAATGGTTGAACGGAGTAACCAAACATATTTCAAACTCACTCGGTCCATGACGTACTGATGGAACGCTTCGACAAAATGGAGGAGCTTCTGTGCTACAATCAAGTGTTGTTTGAAATTATGTGCAGTTCTGCCTCTGGCCTGCCAACAGAAAAATGATTGATTTTGTGGCAATTAAGTTGTCATTCTAGACAACAACATATCAATCTATAACTTCTCCAACTTCATCAAAAGAGAATTTACAACAAAGGGTACTATGGCATGATAAGCAAAACACACAAAACTCATATGGACCAGTACCTTCCACATCCACTTTCGGGTTTCATCCAAAACAAACTTTGCCCGCTTGACCTTCAGTAAGAATCCCATAACCTAGAAAACAGCAAAATGACCAAAGGCATTAGTAAATATGGGACCCTGCCTGATACTTACAGTAGAAAGTAAGACATTACCTGATTATACTTCTTCAGTGCCTCTGTATTAACAATTAAATCAAGAGGCCAAGACACCTGCCATTACAAAAATACATAAAAATACAAGAATAATGCACATAAAGCTTGTTCACATTTGGTGCATACCTTATATGTAAAATTAAGCATGTCAAGAGCATCGATGCCAAAACCAAGTGCACGGCCTTTTTTGGAAGTTGATGCACCTTCCTCACCATTGTGTGTTGCTAATGAAACTACTAAAGAATCTGGTGCTGTCAGAAGCATTTTGTCAGCTGAGTTTCTTAAGGATTCCTGCACGAAAGGATTAATATAAGAAAACTGAATAGTGATGAAGCCAAACTATCAATGAGATAGTAAATTTGCCACACAAATCACCTGCAACAAATTATTCAACTCAAAATCATCATCCCAGGAACTCCCTCGATCAAGCTTATCAAAAATTGTTATCAGAAACTGCTGCAGCAGGTCACCTGAAGGCTCAAGTGGATTAGTATAATCACATTTCATTTATTTACTCATTTTCAGCAGTTTGAGGGAAACATAAGTAAGCATTTTTTTGGTGGTTTTTTTAAGCTGAATGATGACACACCTGATCCTAGCAAATAAATAGCACGTAACACAAACAGTTCATCCATTAATCTCCATTCACCCATTAGCTTGAACAGGATTTGCTTGCCAATGTGATCCACCTAAAAGGGGAACAAAAGCAAAAGCCCTTTATAATATGGATTAACAAGAAAACGAATATAATATAATTTTTGAGCAAACCTGTCTCTTTATGCATTGGGAAAGGCATTCTTGGATGATACTCACTGGCTGAAGAGGATCTTTCAAACTCATATTCTGAATAAACTTCAGAACTCTCGACGCTAATGTACTATCTTTCTGCATTGGTAAGATCTCCGACAGAGGGACATTTTCCTGAAGGGAATGTGATTAGAGATATAACTAGGAATACGAATAACAAACTATAATCTAGATGTAAGACTTACTTTTGCACAAGGAAGAAGAGTTGGAAATGCATAAAGGTCCTCCAAGGTCCTTCTGTCATCTTCTTGGCGGACATATTCCAAATCATCAAAATGGAAACCAAACTTATAATCAGTGCCATCTAGTCTGGGGAAAGAGGTTGTAGGTTGTGTATCACCACTGGTGCTAGTTCCTACAGAATGTCCATCAGCAAATATAGCTCTTCGCATGTCTCCGTCATTCAATGGAGGGAGATGAAAGCTTTCAGAGATATTCAGTTCACTCCAAGAATTTGGATTGCTCAGTAGCACTTCTCTGCAAGCAGTGATGGCTGGATTTTCATAACAAGATAAAGTGGAACACCCTTCTATTGCATTGGAAGATGCATCTTGTGGGTCACCAGGGACAAATATTGGCTTATCCATAACAGTGTTTCTGGATATGTTGTTCTCCATACCATCATATTTCCTTCCTGATGTAGCATGTTTAAGGAGCTTTACCCAATTCTTCTCAGTGCTGTTCTCTGCACATATATCCTTTGCTTCATGTACATTGCTCTCACTTTCCACAGAAGTTTTATTATTTGGAACATTATCAGCATGCGGTCTTCTTAAATATTCATAAACATGGTCACCATTTTCTAACAGGCCAGATAGACATATCAAGAAAATCTCAGACAAGGTTAAGAGTCCCATTTCACGAGAATCATTTCCGAACTGACTTGTGGATTCTTCGAGAGCATCTTCACTTTTTGGATGACCATCTTGGATTCTTAAACTTGAGGTATCTGGCCAGAATTTCTGTTGACTACTGCAATCAGTATTCTGACAAACATTGGACCCATATGTAACTTTATGAGTTTGAATCTGATGCACGTCTTGAACATGCTGAACAAGTTGAAAGGATTTTCCAGCAGAAACAATGGCCCTTGCAATATCCTTCAAGAACACTGGGCATAATATATCCAGACAACCTTGATTGTTCACTTTCAAGCAAGTTCCTGCAGTAGTTGATTCCTGGTTGCTTGATTCTTTTTTCCTGATAGATTCATTATCAGCTGAAGCTGTTGAACTGTCGGCTCTTGAACCTCTTATTCTGAGCATATAGCTCATTTCCCAAAACGCCGGCTGATCTATTGTAACTGCACTATTTGCATAAAAGAACATCTAGAGAACAGAAAAATGACTGAATTAGAAAAGGTTGAACCTTTAAAAATTAAGGTACACATCAGAAAAACTAAACAGAATCCATCGTCAAATCCCGACAGGATTATGTTAAGCTGGTAATAATTAAGGCAATGTAGAACTGTGTGATATAAATCAAAGGGTTTATAACAGTTGAAGAACTAAATAATAGGGAAGGAAATGGTCGTTTCAAACTTGCAAGAGCAACAACCTTATACTGCAAAGAACTGACCACTTGGTATGCAAATAGCATCTTATTCTGGCAAAACTATGGAAAGTGTGATTTCAAGATATACATGGAACAGGATCAGGATCTCTGCCTGCCCACCAAATAATCATGGTCATATATGCTTAAGCTCTTCAAGGCACACAACATAATCATGAAATTGGACTTAGCTAGAAAGTCAATCAAACCAGACAAGCTACTTTTGTAGTG
This sequence is a window from Setaria italica strain Yugu1 chromosome III, Setaria_italica_v2.0, whole genome shotgun sequence. Protein-coding genes within it:
- the LOC101758358 gene encoding MATH domain-containing protein At5g43560, whose product is MAGTLIEDNAGDGRSSSTEEMPSDQQSHSGDSLAEWRSSEQVENGTPSTSPAYSDTDDDDCGPRPSELYGKFTWRIDNFSQINKRELRSNSFDVGGFKWYILIYPQGCDVCNHLSLFLCVANHDKLLPGWSHFAQFTIAVINRDPKKSKYSDTLHRFWKKEHDWGWKKFMELSKLNDGFVVEDVLTIKAQVQVIREKADRPFRCLDGQYRRELIRVYLSNVEQICRRFIDERRSKLSRLIEDKLRWSSFSAFWLAMDPSVRRHMTREKTDTILKVLVKHFFIEKEVTSTLVIDSLYSGLKALEYQSKNKKGIPKLTETDARSTPMVLIDQDMFVLADDVIVLLERAALDTLPHQPLPTKDDKSSQNRTKDGSSGEEFNKDSIERDDRRLIELGWKTLELFALAHIFSRIEVAYQEAVALKRQEELIREEEAAGLAEIELKAKRSAAEKEKRAKKKQAKQKKNSRKSNKGKNGKSDIKEILMDSSPSDDRILDDFSGQAEEMSSNADNPEEVSDMSDNRDDNSDALHVDIEERESSPVNWETDASETQATVPGSGEVQNDQAGKRTSFVDDSSSTCSSDSVPSVILNGSGGAWTNVRSSSNRGNNRRNKDTDTRAGLGQGGPNSVYNGFVGSGSNASVNSKDARHESEDDKVVSQRKQHAQRHVDVMSPSKSRMAESSFSSVSPAKKQPNVSQQSTNSSNYRASQASGAVTGTTTAGVSPTPAAQSLSNKGPLSSPATHHEKSFPIASRPLQVPIQSKSEAQKQASLDGSATTQAVTVSRPLSAPQVPAGKQSTPVTSTSQSVPLLSRSMSAVGRLGNEPSANAPSFIPRSRTYRNAMMQTSSAGGSSFTHQPGSSEQGVAHSQPIFTSQPSILSSETLSGKEETSLKPGFTFGTVKPESLNQYQCREQSSQQATSSSSISNSSDCAPSSSNIRSEIAKLNLNGRSRSRQLLSEISTRFTPYQPQGLVADEFPHLDIINDLLDEEQSERRRVLRPGFAQQFSMPNDASTPDYGLFGEPYLLDQSEPYFDDEPPRFYSPLSSAPRGLRDRSYSHFDLPSYSNSSQFDDLMMNQWQYSSDISMTSFMSDASGYTYQPQDFPVNGVSRYPSYRPANGH